Sequence from the Rhizomicrobium sp. genome:
TGCCTCCCGACAAATGATTCGCCGACGCGTGTCGGGTTTGGCGTGTGTTCCCCCATCGCGGCCGCGTGGCCGTCGGCGTTCCACGTCTGCGCGACAGGCACTTCCATGACACGGGAAGACGTCCGGGCGTTGCCGCGACCTGCGCTCGGCGCAGGCGCACAGACATGCGCCGCCGGCGATGTGACGGACGCAATCGCCGAGCAACTGGCCGACGAGGCCGCCAACGGGCTGGCGCGCGCGATGCCGGAACTGTCGGCCCATGTCGTGATCACGCGGGCGCAGATCGCCGTGCTGCTTTTCGTCTTCGCCGCCGGCGCCGTCTTCGCGGCGTCGGCGCCGCGGGCGGCATGGACGGCGCTCGTCACGGCCCTGTCCCTCGCCTTCGTCGCCGGCACGGTGTTCCGCGCCGGCCTCGCCACGATCGCGGCGCGGCCGCGCGGCGAAGCGGCGGCGACGGGCGACGCGCTGCCGGTCTACACGATCCTGGTGCCGCTGTTCCGCGAGGCCAATGTGCTGCCGCGCCTGGCCCGCGCGCTGCTGCTGATCGATTATCCGCGCGACAGGCTCGACATCAAGATCATCGTCGAGGCGGATGACGGCGAGACGGCGCGGGCCGCCGCGATGCTCGAAGGCCGCGGTCCGTTCGAGATCGTGCGCGTGCCGCACGGCCATCCGCGCACCAAGCCGCGCGCCTGCAACTATGCCCTGAACTTCGCGCGCGGCGAGTTCACCGTCATCTACGACGCCGAGGACCGGCCCGAGCGCGACCAGTTGCGCAAGGCGGTCGCCGCGTTCCGCGCGCGGACGGCGGACATCGCCTGCCTGCAGGCGCGGCTCAATTTCTACAACGCCAAGGACAATGTGCTGACGCGTCTTTTCGCGCTGGATTACGCGGTCTGGTACGAGGTGATGCTGCCGGCGCTCGACCGGCTGGGCGTGCCGATGCCGCTGGGCGGCACCTCCAACCATTTCCGCACCTCGGTGCTGCGCGCGCTGGGCGGCTGGGACCCGTTCAACGTGACCGAGGACGCCGATCTCGGCATCCGCATCGCGCAGCTCGGCATGCGGGTGTCGATGATCGATTCGACGACCTTCGAGGAGGCGCCCACGCTTCTCGGCGTCTGGTTTCGCCAGCGCTCGCGCTGGATGAAGGGCTATATGCAGACTTGGCTGGTGCATACCAGGCGGCCCTTCGCGCTGGTGCGGCGGGCCGGGCTCGGCGGTTTCGCGGCATTCCACCTGTTCATCGGC
This genomic interval carries:
- a CDS encoding glycosyltransferase, with protein sequence MTDAIAEQLADEAANGLARAMPELSAHVVITRAQIAVLLFVFAAGAVFAASAPRAAWTALVTALSLAFVAGTVFRAGLATIAARPRGEAAATGDALPVYTILVPLFREANVLPRLARALLLIDYPRDRLDIKIIVEADDGETARAAAMLEGRGPFEIVRVPHGHPRTKPRACNYALNFARGEFTVIYDAEDRPERDQLRKAVAAFRARTADIACLQARLNFYNAKDNVLTRLFALDYAVWYEVMLPALDRLGVPMPLGGTSNHFRTSVLRALGGWDPFNVTEDADLGIRIAQLGMRVSMIDSTTFEEAPTLLGVWFRQRSRWMKGYMQTWLVHTRRPFALVRRAGLGGFAAFHLFIGGSVAASLASPLLWLVFLLSLAFGQGDGAGLSLAALAGGNLLLTVLAMASPIRRGWQDLSPYGLGMTLYWAMISFAAWRGLGQLIRRPFYWEKTAHGLSRQAR